ATGCACCTAAAGGTGCCCAGGGCTACTGAGCCCGGGTCTGATTTGTGATCCGCGTCGAAACGAAGCGATTTAACTTTGGCTAATATGAGCCTGTAATATTTTTACAGTTTCGGCGTTCCAGAGGACGAATTGTCGGTAGAAACTGAAATCTACCGACATTCTTGGAGACAGCAGTATGTTTCTGGCACAAGAGATTATTCGCAAAAAACGCAACGCAGAGGCCCTCAGCAAAGAAGAAATTCAATTCTTCGTGAAGGGGATTACCGACAACAGCGTATCCGAAGGACAGATTGCCGCGCTGGGTATGGCGGTATATTTCAACGACATGACCATGGACGAGCGTATCGCGCTGACCACGGCCATGCGTGATTCAGGCACAGTGCTCAACTGGGATAGCCTGGGTTTGAATGGCCCTGTTATCGACAAGCACAGCACTGGTGGTGTGGGCGATGTGATTTCGCTGATGCTCGGCCCCATGGCCGCCGCCTGTGGTGGCTATGTACCCATGATTTCAGGCCGTGGCCTTGGTCATACCGGTGGCACCCTGGATAAGTTTGATGCCATCCCCGGTTATCAAACCGAGCCGTCCAGCGAACTGTTCCGCAAAGTGGTAAAAGAAGCCGGTGTAGCCATCATAGGCCAAACCGGCGATCTGGTACCTGCCGATAAGCGTTTCTATTCCATTCGTGACAACACGGCCACTGTGGAGTCCATTTCCCTGATTACCGCATCGATTCTGTCGAAGAAGCTGGCAGCTGGCCTGGATGCGCTCGCGATGGACGTCAAGGTAGGCAGTGGCGCCTTTATGCCGACCTACGAAGCCTCACTGGAACTGGCTCGCTCCATTACCGCCGTGGCCAATGGTGCCGGCACCAAGACCACAGCACTGCTCACCGACATGAACCAGGTACTGGCGTCCTGTGCCGGTAACGCGCTGGAAGTGAAAGAAGCGGTGGATTTCCTGACCGGTAAGTACCGCAATCCTCGCCTCTATGAAGTCACCATGGGCCTGTGCGCTGAGATGTTGGTGCTTGGCGGCCTGGCGGCCAATGAAGTTGAGGCCCGTACCAAACTCAATGCTGTGCTCGATAACGGCCGTGCCGCGGAGATTTTCGGCAAGATGGTATCGGGTTTGGGTGGTCCTG
The window above is part of the Shewanella litorisediminis genome. Proteins encoded here:
- the deoA gene encoding thymidine phosphorylase produces the protein MFLAQEIIRKKRNAEALSKEEIQFFVKGITDNSVSEGQIAALGMAVYFNDMTMDERIALTTAMRDSGTVLNWDSLGLNGPVIDKHSTGGVGDVISLMLGPMAAACGGYVPMISGRGLGHTGGTLDKFDAIPGYQTEPSSELFRKVVKEAGVAIIGQTGDLVPADKRFYSIRDNTATVESISLITASILSKKLAAGLDALAMDVKVGSGAFMPTYEASLELARSITAVANGAGTKTTALLTDMNQVLASCAGNALEVKEAVDFLTGKYRNPRLYEVTMGLCAEMLVLGGLAANEVEARTKLNAVLDNGRAAEIFGKMVSGLGGPADFVESYDKYLPKASIVRPVYAERDGFAYSMVTRELGLAVVTLGGGRRKPGDALDYSVGLSNVCALGQTINQDTPLAVIHAQSEAAFEEAAKAVRGAITISDKQPEKTPEIYQYVRAEDL